The proteins below are encoded in one region of Ostrea edulis chromosome 3, xbOstEdul1.1, whole genome shotgun sequence:
- the LOC125674506 gene encoding tripartite motif-containing protein 3-like, whose product MSKEHGGHSDSQGTSRVTLTPEMDPFRRAQIILLCDTCKTTQLQSHCELCQINLCINCVGKHLSDSSKKHNVVPYIHRGSTPNYPKCPKHAEKHCEMFCEKCDIPVCSICVTSGIHEGHNLSDVLEKLSSKIKNLQKDLEELETRIHPRYQAMASNVQTEETELEGHCRKLTTAADQQGEVLHQEITAIVNQRKSEIQEMKFEYLDTLRKKRDGITNRITELRHIILDLKKMLDSNDVYLTTTYKSRNSEFRTLPPKFRVALPSFSPQKINKDQLNEMFGSLSPLSINTEDGDTMKSAEAVSSPPVKPLLDEPRLTATIDTGYRPLSVSCLNEEQIWTRGNNEIIKLLNLQGKLLTSIQTESGNWPRDLAVTRVGDLVYTDFDKRTVNLVNDKQIQTIVRLKGWRPWNVCCTASNHLLVTMISDDRKQSKVVRFSDSTETQSIQYDNMGRPLYSSDDIKYLSENRNLDICVADCEARAVVVVNQSGKLRFRYTSHSFNTKELFEPVGITTDSQSHILTADFNNHRIHILDQDGQFLRYIHNCGLQWPSGLCVDSRDNLFVANGDKKVKKIQYL is encoded by the exons ATGTCGAAAGAACATGGAGGCCATTCGGATTCACAG GGAACATCCCGTGTGACCCTGACACCAGAAATGGACCCGTTCCGCAGGGCTCAGATCATCCTACTGTGTGACACTTGTAAAACTACCCAGctacagagtcactgtgaactTTGTCAAATAAATCTCTGCATTAACTGTGTTGGTAAACACCTCTCAGATTCCTCTAAAAAACACAATGTCGTGCCTTATATACACAGAGGTTCTACTCCTAACtatccaaaatgtccgaaacacGCCGAAAAACATTGcgaaatgttttgtgaaaaatGTGATATTCCTGTCTGTTCTATCTGTGTCACCTCTGGGATACATGAAGGTCACAACTTATCAGATGTTTTGGAAAAACTCAGCTCTAAAatcaaaaatttacaaaaagatttGGAAGAACTAGAGACCAGAATCCATCCCCGATATCAAGCAATGGCATCCAATGTCCAAACCGAGGAAACCGAGTTAGAAGGGCATTGCAGGAAACTGACAACAGCTGCCGACCAACAAGGTGAAGTCTTGCACCAAGagatcaccgccattgtcaatCAACGGAAATCTGAAATCCAGGAGATGAAATTTGAGTACCTGGACACTCTTAGAAAAAAAAGAGATGGAATTACAAACAGAATTACAGAACTCAGACATATAATTCTGGATTTGAAGAAAATGCTAGATTCCAATGACGTCTACTTAACAACTACATACAAATCTAGAAAttccgaatttagaacattacctCCTAAATTCCGAGTCGCATTACCGAGTTTctctcctcagaaaataaacaaagatcagctcaatgaaatgttcgGTTCTCTATCGCCATTATCTATTAACACAGAAGATGGtgacacaatgaagtcagcagaagctgtatcgtctcctccagtcaaaccattaCTTGATGAACCGCGactcaccgccaccatagacactgggtatagaCCACTCAGTGTTAGTTGTCTTAATGAAGAACAAATCTGGACACGTGGGAATAACGAAATAATAAAACTCCTTAACCTTCAaggcaaactactgacatcCATACAAACCGAGTCTGGGAACTGGCCACGAGACTTAGCAGTGACACGAgtcggagatcttgtttatactgattttgataaaaGAACAGTAAATCTAGTAAAtgataaacagatacagactaTTGTCCGACTAAAGGGGTGGAGACCCTGGAATGTTTGCTGTACCGCCTCCAAccatctcctggttaccatgatcagtgatgatAGAAAACAATCTAAAGTTGTACGTTTTTCTGACTCCACAGAAACACAATCCATTCAGTATGATAATATGGGTCGTCCTCTTTATTCATCTGATGACATTAAATACCTCAGTGAaaacaggaacctggatatctgtgtggctgactgtGAAGCTAGGGCAGTAGTGGtagtcaatcagtcaggaaaactccgatttagatacactagTCATTCCTTTAATACCAAGGAATTATTTGAACCAGTCGGCATTACTACAGACAgtcagagtcacatcctgacagcagactttaacaatcaccgtatccacatcctagatcaggacggacagttcctccgttacattcacaaCTGTGGTTTACAATGGCCATcaggtttatgtgtggacagcagagacaacctctttgtggctaaTGGAGataaaaaagtgaagaaaattcaATATCTATAA
- the LOC130053677 gene encoding tripartite motif-containing protein 2-like — translation MATITICKDNKGKTIGNVIIEVYSRTYLQISIFRFILLYLNSQIQTIVRLTEWRPWNVSNTVPNDILVTIVSDDRKQSKGVRYSDSTETQTIQFENMGRPLYSSYVIRYLSENRNLNICKADRETSTVVVVNQSGIRYSIHSSNTKELFETVGIATDSQSHILTADYDDHRIHILDQDGQFLRYIHNCGLYGPYGLCVDIKDNLFVANGDKKVKKIQYL, via the coding sequence ATGGCTACCATTACTATTTGCAAAGATAACAAAGGCAAAACCATTGGGAATGTAATTATTGAAGTGTATTCacgtacatatctacaaatCTCCATTTTTCGCTTCATCCTTCTTTATTTAAATTCACAGATACAGACCATTGTCCGACTAACGGAGTGGAGACCTTGGAATGTCTCCAATACCGTCCCTAATGATATCCTGGTTACCATTGTCAGTGATGATAGAAAACAATCTAAAGGTGTACGTTATTCTGACTCCACAGAAACACAAACTATTCAGTTTGAAAATATGGGTCGTCCTCTTTATTCATCTTATGTTATTAGATACCTCAGTGAAAACAGAAACCTGAATATCTGTAAGGCTGACCGTGAAACTAGTACAGTAGtagtggtcaatcagtcaggaattAGATACAGTATACATTCTTCTAATACCAAGGAATTATTCGAAACAGTCGGTATCGCTACAGACAgtcagagtcacatcctgacagcagattATGACgatcaccgtatccacatcctagatcaagacggacagttcctccgctACATTCACAACTGTGGTTTATATGGTCCAtacggtttatgtgtggacatcaaagacaacctctttgtggctaaTGGAGataaaaaagtgaagaaaattcaATATCTATAA